A genome region from Chloroflexota bacterium includes the following:
- a CDS encoding phospholipase D-like domain-containing protein: protein MNDPVAHSQIRRFSSRRQRLDRSFFTDRLHGAQAYDRIAGYFSGSILEVAGEAIESVTGLVRIVCNSGLRPQDVATARAAAAAVRQEWCSSRPETLVESGGEATRNRFSRLHEFLRSGKLQVRVLPDEYFGLVHGKAGVIMLADGSRTAFLGSVNESRSAWTLNYELLWEDSSPEAVAWVQEEFDALWTHHAAVPLAEFVIEDVARLSKRSVISSVEDWARPSGTLPVAPTPASVFIEASVYRQQAGLWEHQKFFVKLAFDAHLNSPGGARFVLADQVGLGKTIQLAMAAELMALCSTKPILVLAPKALVWQWRDELNDLLDMPSAVWTGKQWVDERGVEYPSVGPQAIRNCPRRVGIVPTSRAVFQCEDSEHLKHLDYECIIVDEAHNARRRNLGEGRDGEKPDPNNLLQFLYELSKHTKSMLLATATPVQIRPVEAWDLLDILSRGSEAVLGGAWSEWHHAERALPLVLGTARQLEDELDMWQWVRTPLPPSSEHRDFEILRRSLGMTDMEVSAGGSDWDRLNPPDKARVHAMFPRFVDQHNPFIRHIVRRSRKYLEETIDPETGEPYLKPIRVELLGDRDEDAIRLPLFLRDAYQLAEEFCRQLGARMKGSGFLRTLLLRRVGSSIAAGKATAETMLASWRDLGSFTLDSDAESEDENPAASLSTLKTLTDEERVLLERFVKALEANQERDPKYSVVLDCLRGRSWLDKGCIVFSQYYDSVQWLAKELVLDFPDEPIAIYAGSGKSGMWKDGSFTPVDREEIKAGVRNGQIRLLLGTDAASEGLNLQRLGTLINLDLPWNPTRLEQRKGRIQRIGQLNDIVYVYNMRYLGSVEDRVHQLLSIRLQSIFSLFGQIPDVLEDVWIDVAIGEEEQAKRIIDAVPEKHPFEIRYQKIERTDWESCAQVLSGAAKREALMRPW, encoded by the coding sequence ATGAACGACCCTGTTGCCCACAGCCAAATTCGGCGTTTTTCCTCCAGGCGGCAACGACTGGACCGGTCATTCTTCACAGACCGCCTGCATGGTGCGCAAGCTTATGACCGCATCGCCGGATACTTCTCCGGATCTATCCTTGAGGTGGCTGGCGAAGCCATTGAGAGCGTGACCGGACTTGTACGCATCGTGTGCAACTCGGGGCTGCGACCTCAAGACGTTGCCACAGCTCGAGCCGCCGCTGCAGCCGTTCGACAGGAGTGGTGTAGCTCGCGTCCCGAGACGCTGGTCGAATCTGGGGGAGAGGCAACTCGTAACCGCTTTTCGCGTCTTCACGAGTTCCTGCGCAGCGGGAAGCTACAAGTGAGAGTGCTCCCGGATGAGTACTTCGGGCTCGTTCACGGCAAGGCCGGGGTAATCATGCTTGCTGATGGGAGTCGCACTGCCTTCTTGGGCAGCGTCAATGAATCACGGTCAGCATGGACACTGAATTACGAACTTCTGTGGGAAGACTCATCGCCGGAGGCTGTGGCCTGGGTCCAAGAAGAGTTTGATGCCCTATGGACTCACCATGCCGCGGTGCCGCTTGCGGAATTTGTCATCGAAGATGTCGCTCGCCTCAGCAAACGCTCTGTCATAAGTTCGGTGGAGGACTGGGCGAGGCCCTCAGGCACGTTGCCAGTGGCTCCAACACCTGCATCGGTCTTTATCGAGGCATCGGTCTATCGTCAGCAGGCGGGTCTCTGGGAGCACCAGAAGTTCTTCGTGAAGCTGGCGTTCGATGCACATCTCAATAGCCCCGGAGGAGCGCGATTTGTTCTCGCCGACCAGGTCGGCCTTGGCAAGACCATTCAGCTCGCCATGGCGGCTGAGCTGATGGCCCTATGCAGCACCAAACCAATCCTGGTGCTCGCACCGAAAGCGCTTGTCTGGCAGTGGCGGGATGAGCTCAACGACCTGCTTGACATGCCCTCCGCCGTATGGACAGGGAAGCAATGGGTGGATGAGCGCGGTGTCGAGTACCCTTCTGTTGGTCCCCAGGCAATACGCAATTGTCCGCGGCGCGTTGGCATTGTTCCTACTTCAAGGGCCGTCTTTCAGTGCGAGGATTCTGAGCACCTCAAACACCTTGACTATGAATGCATCATCGTTGACGAGGCACACAACGCCCGCCGTCGAAACTTGGGCGAAGGTCGTGACGGGGAGAAACCTGATCCGAACAACTTGCTTCAATTCCTCTATGAACTGTCAAAGCACACCAAGAGCATGCTCCTGGCGACTGCGACACCCGTTCAGATCCGCCCTGTGGAGGCTTGGGATCTCCTTGACATCCTGAGCCGTGGTAGCGAGGCTGTCCTTGGTGGCGCATGGAGTGAGTGGCACCATGCCGAAAGAGCCCTGCCGCTGGTACTGGGCACGGCGAGACAGCTGGAGGATGAACTGGACATGTGGCAATGGGTCCGCACACCATTACCCCCATCCTCCGAGCATCGAGATTTCGAGATCCTGCGTCGGTCGCTGGGAATGACCGACATGGAAGTGTCTGCCGGCGGCAGCGATTGGGACCGTCTTAATCCTCCCGACAAGGCCCGTGTGCACGCCATGTTCCCTCGTTTTGTTGACCAGCATAATCCGTTCATCCGCCATATCGTACGGCGGAGCCGCAAGTATCTTGAGGAGACAATCGACCCTGAAACCGGCGAGCCGTACCTAAAACCGATCCGTGTCGAACTTCTAGGGGATCGCGACGAGGATGCCATCCGCTTACCCCTCTTCCTCAGAGATGCATACCAACTGGCTGAGGAGTTCTGTCGGCAGCTTGGTGCCCGCATGAAGGGCTCAGGTTTTCTTCGCACGCTCCTCCTGCGCCGGGTGGGCAGCAGTATCGCGGCAGGCAAAGCCACAGCCGAGACCATGCTGGCGTCGTGGCGAGACCTCGGCTCGTTCACCTTGGATTCGGACGCGGAGAGCGAGGATGAGAATCCTGCCGCATCCCTGAGCACGTTAAAGACTCTGACCGATGAGGAGCGGGTATTGCTCGAAAGATTCGTCAAGGCGCTTGAAGCCAATCAGGAGCGAGACCCCAAGTACTCCGTAGTCCTTGATTGCCTCCGGGGGCGAAGCTGGCTCGATAAGGGGTGCATCGTCTTCAGCCAGTACTATGATTCAGTGCAGTGGCTGGCCAAAGAACTCGTCCTTGACTTCCCCGACGAGCCAATCGCTATTTACGCAGGCAGCGGTAAATCCGGCATGTGGAAGGACGGCTCATTCACGCCGGTCGACCGGGAGGAGATTAAGGCTGGCGTGCGTAATGGGCAGATCCGCCTCCTGCTCGGGACTGACGCCGCATCTGAGGGGCTGAACCTTCAGAGACTCGGCACGCTCATCAACCTGGACCTTCCATGGAATCCCACGCGTCTCGAACAACGCAAAGGTAGGATACAGCGTATCGGGCAGCTCAACGATATTGTATACGTCTACAACATGCGCTACTTGGGATCTGTCGAGGATCGCGTTCACCAATTATTGTCCATTAGGCTTCAGAGTATATTTAGCCTGTTTGGGCAGATTCCTGACGTACTTGAAGATGTCTGGATTGACGTTGCTATCGGTGAGGAGGAGCAAGCCAAGCGCATCATTGATGCCGTTCCTGAGAAGCACCCGTTCGAGATCCGTTATCAGAAAATCGAGCGCACAGACTGGGAGTCCTGTGCCCAGGTCTTGAGCGGAGCTGCGAAGAGGGAAGCATTGATGCGGCCATGGTAG
- a CDS encoding DUF3780 domain-containing protein, which produces MAERNQKPSPDVLVDTFGFDPNQSVSHFLVHIPAGTTQPITISEHLSWDPDRIADSVHYGERLDGQVKSQLDRPKWNAVADLVRAEFNLRLKREGKRPGRWKAGYNTVSRMLGKELTLLTWALEDADPALIPTAVANWRGLTPEERWWLYTMTAAATGSYADGRGRGWRKAVRFALTENPVSDRPPDQPIVPEFFRLVSQSMSESDQLTAQEGTAHSSTGSARKSRKTRRAKAANQLGFGSDSSRSQ; this is translated from the coding sequence GTGGCTGAACGTAACCAGAAACCTAGTCCGGACGTGCTTGTCGACACTTTCGGCTTTGACCCCAACCAGTCAGTTTCCCATTTCCTGGTTCACATTCCTGCTGGCACGACGCAACCCATCACAATCAGTGAACATCTGTCGTGGGATCCCGATCGCATCGCCGATTCGGTTCACTACGGTGAGCGTCTTGATGGCCAGGTGAAAAGCCAACTTGATCGGCCGAAATGGAACGCAGTCGCCGACTTGGTGCGCGCGGAGTTCAACTTGCGCCTCAAGAGAGAGGGCAAACGTCCGGGGCGCTGGAAAGCTGGTTACAATACGGTTAGCCGCATGCTGGGTAAAGAACTGACCCTCCTCACCTGGGCTCTTGAAGATGCTGACCCTGCCCTCATACCTACGGCGGTCGCCAACTGGCGGGGACTGACACCCGAGGAGCGCTGGTGGCTATACACCATGACGGCGGCGGCTACCGGCAGCTACGCCGATGGCCGAGGGCGAGGTTGGCGCAAGGCAGTGCGATTTGCCCTGACTGAGAACCCGGTCTCTGACCGTCCTCCCGATCAGCCGATTGTGCCAGAGTTCTTCCGCTTAGTGAGCCAGTCAATGAGCGAATCCGACCAGCTTACAGCTCAAGAGGGCACAGCCCATAGCTCAACAGGGAGTGCCAGGAAGTCACGGAAAACGCGGCGAGCAAAAGCGGCGAATCAGCTGGGCTTTGGGTCAGATTCGAGCCGCTCTCAATAG
- a CDS encoding DUF1156 domain-containing protein, giving the protein MNRDMPTTVTETAQHTASLQRSELCLIETQFPVSKLSKESYAERTAKQSQTLTGLGKWWGRKPLVLCRATILGLLLPATTDAARDREVFLRLMTMDEDGMLGRKSKNIPAAKLFRCLGPTDQSRYFDLGSTDTEPKLKKGITSHEKDELQHRVFLGLSYDEQQEYCVRPEQVDGPSAESWRIINAHLGTHAASLADLVAELGQNRFGHVPRVGDCFCGGGSVPFEAARIGCEAYGSDLNPVAALLTWAALKIVGGVPKVAEGVQRIQRTVFEQVDRQVTAWGIEHSEPDPKTGRRWRADAYLYCVEVTCPECNWRIPLASSWVIGRGSRTIARLVPNDKRCCYDFEIVQGVLDEALEAAHRAGTAKESELICPQCKAHPTPIRAIRGDGRGTFSESRSLLRGWENGDIVPRDGDVFGERLYCIRWVDTWTDVGGKEHSARYYRSPTAKDLAREQRVLDLLMEHFTDWQQKGFIPSRRIEPGVKTDEPIRTRGWTHWHHLFTPRQLLVNGLLAAAAADAGASPAEEAALVLAIGRCSDWNSRLCRWHSNAANEKTEQTFSNQALNTLSNFGVRPLPALQTTWMALINRAQVVGSGKVLALDARQCGYVSDLWITDPPYGDAIQYDELSEYFLAWYETHLVKLFPEWYADSKRALAVKGSDDSFRKAMVDCYRNMAQHMPDNGLQVVMFTHQDAGVWADLALILWAAGLRVTAAWCIATETSSPLKEGNYVQGTVLLILRKQSPQGASFLDEVYPEVETEVRHQLDSMLAMDDERDPSFADTDYQLAAYAAALRVLTSKNIEEIDVNYELTRTRARGEVSPVEDVIRKAVAIACDHLVPRGIDRHLWKSLAAVERLYLKGLEMESHGEYRNGVYQELARGFGVREYKPLLASTKANQTRLKTASEFGRKDLGGDGFGDTLVRHALFGVFMTTEMDSTREAITWFTTEIKDYASNRARLIDILEFLAALRHHTSLVHWHKDAEAAALLAGALRNRQDNV; this is encoded by the coding sequence ATGAATAGAGACATGCCGACCACAGTCACAGAAACGGCACAACACACGGCATCGCTCCAGCGTTCCGAGCTATGCCTAATTGAGACTCAGTTTCCCGTCTCGAAGCTCTCGAAGGAGAGTTATGCTGAGCGGACCGCAAAACAGAGCCAGACTTTGACCGGCCTGGGGAAGTGGTGGGGGCGTAAACCCCTTGTGCTCTGCCGAGCCACAATCCTGGGTCTGCTCTTGCCCGCAACTACTGACGCAGCCCGAGACCGAGAAGTCTTCCTACGACTGATGACTATGGATGAAGACGGAATGCTCGGCCGCAAGTCAAAGAACATACCGGCGGCCAAGTTGTTTCGATGTCTTGGGCCCACAGATCAAAGCCGCTACTTCGACCTTGGCTCTACGGATACGGAACCCAAACTCAAGAAAGGCATTACAAGCCACGAGAAGGATGAGCTGCAGCATCGAGTTTTCCTCGGCCTATCGTACGACGAACAGCAGGAATACTGCGTCCGCCCGGAGCAAGTTGATGGACCATCTGCCGAATCGTGGCGGATTATCAATGCCCATCTTGGTACCCATGCCGCCTCGCTTGCTGACTTAGTTGCCGAGCTTGGCCAGAACCGCTTTGGCCATGTCCCTCGGGTGGGCGACTGCTTTTGTGGTGGCGGGTCGGTTCCCTTTGAGGCGGCCCGCATTGGCTGTGAGGCCTATGGCAGCGACTTGAACCCGGTGGCGGCACTGCTTACGTGGGCCGCGTTGAAGATCGTGGGGGGTGTGCCAAAGGTAGCAGAAGGAGTCCAGAGAATCCAGCGAACTGTTTTCGAACAAGTTGATCGCCAAGTGACCGCATGGGGCATTGAACACAGCGAGCCTGATCCCAAAACGGGCCGACGCTGGCGGGCCGATGCCTACTTGTATTGTGTCGAGGTCACGTGTCCCGAGTGCAACTGGCGCATACCGCTTGCATCCTCCTGGGTTATTGGAAGGGGCAGCAGAACGATTGCACGCCTTGTGCCAAATGACAAGCGTTGCTGCTATGATTTCGAGATAGTCCAAGGCGTCTTGGATGAGGCGCTGGAAGCCGCACACCGAGCAGGTACAGCCAAGGAATCAGAACTGATTTGCCCGCAGTGCAAAGCTCACCCCACCCCGATTCGCGCGATACGGGGAGATGGACGCGGAACCTTCAGCGAGAGTAGAAGCTTGCTCAGAGGCTGGGAGAATGGCGATATCGTTCCACGCGATGGTGATGTTTTCGGCGAGCGCCTATACTGCATCCGCTGGGTTGACACCTGGACCGACGTGGGAGGGAAGGAGCACAGCGCGCGGTACTATCGCTCACCGACAGCTAAGGACCTTGCGCGTGAGCAGCGTGTATTGGATCTCCTGATGGAGCATTTTACGGACTGGCAGCAGAAGGGCTTCATCCCAAGTCGCCGGATCGAGCCGGGCGTGAAGACAGACGAGCCCATTCGGACGCGTGGCTGGACACACTGGCACCACCTCTTCACACCGAGGCAACTTCTCGTCAACGGCTTGCTTGCCGCTGCTGCGGCCGATGCCGGAGCTTCTCCGGCGGAAGAAGCAGCTCTTGTCTTGGCAATAGGCCGGTGCAGTGACTGGAACTCACGGCTTTGCCGTTGGCACTCCAATGCAGCAAATGAGAAGACTGAACAGACTTTCAGCAACCAAGCTTTGAACACTCTATCCAACTTTGGGGTCAGGCCTTTGCCAGCCCTCCAAACAACTTGGATGGCCCTAATCAACCGGGCGCAAGTGGTGGGCAGCGGCAAAGTGCTGGCACTTGACGCTCGTCAGTGCGGCTACGTATCTGATCTGTGGATCACCGATCCCCCGTACGGTGATGCCATTCAATATGATGAACTCTCCGAATACTTCCTTGCTTGGTACGAGACTCACCTTGTCAAACTCTTTCCAGAATGGTATGCAGATTCTAAACGAGCTCTGGCGGTGAAGGGCAGTGACGACAGCTTTCGCAAGGCGATGGTCGACTGCTACCGCAACATGGCTCAGCACATGCCTGACAACGGCCTGCAGGTTGTTATGTTCACCCATCAGGACGCTGGCGTGTGGGCTGATCTGGCTCTCATCCTGTGGGCCGCAGGACTGCGCGTAACCGCAGCTTGGTGCATCGCCACCGAGACATCCTCACCTCTTAAGGAAGGCAACTATGTGCAAGGCACTGTGCTGCTGATCCTCCGCAAGCAGAGCCCGCAGGGGGCATCTTTCCTTGACGAAGTGTACCCTGAGGTCGAAACAGAGGTCCGACACCAGCTCGACTCGATGCTCGCCATGGACGACGAGAGAGACCCCAGCTTTGCCGACACAGACTACCAGCTTGCCGCCTATGCTGCTGCCCTACGCGTGCTCACCTCCAAGAATATCGAAGAGATAGATGTCAACTACGAGCTTACCCGCACTCGCGCCCGCGGAGAAGTATCGCCAGTAGAAGATGTCATCCGCAAGGCTGTGGCCATCGCCTGCGACCACTTGGTGCCACGTGGCATTGATAGGCATTTGTGGAAATCTTTGGCCGCTGTTGAGCGGCTTTACCTCAAGGGTTTGGAGATGGAGAGCCACGGTGAGTATCGAAATGGGGTATATCAAGAACTCGCCCGCGGCTTCGGCGTCAGGGAGTACAAACCGCTTCTGGCCAGCACGAAGGCCAACCAGACTCGCCTCAAAACCGCCAGCGAATTCGGCCGTAAGGATCTTGGTGGAGATGGCTTCGGCGACACATTAGTGCGCCACGCATTGTTCGGAGTCTTCATGACCACAGAAATGGACAGCACACGCGAAGCCATCACATGGTTCACCACGGAGATCAAAGACTACGCCAGCAACCGAGCCCGCCTGATCGACATACTGGAGTTTCTCGCAGCGCTGCGCCATCACACTTCGTTGGTTCACTGGCACAAGGATGCCGAGGCGGCGGCGTTGCTAGCTGGTGCGTTACGGAACCGGCAGGACAACGTATGA